From Rhizobium sp. NZLR1, a single genomic window includes:
- a CDS encoding DEAD/DEAH box helicase, whose amino-acid sequence MVRSGDSRCGAPKGYALTNFESLGVSKPIVATLFQLGIETPTPIQEHAIPLLLEGRDLIGLAQTGTGKTAAFGLPLIEKLLADERRPDNRTTRTLILAPTRELVNQIAESLKKFIRKSHLRINVVVGGVSINKQQLQLEKGTDILVATPGRLLDLINRRAISLTTVRYLVLDEADQMLDLGFVHDLRKIAKMVPKKRQTMLFSATMPKAIADLAGDYLVDPVKVEVTPPGKAADKVEQYVHFVGGKNDKTELLRKSLTENPDGRAIVFLRTKHGAEKLMKHLENIGYSVASIHGNKSQGQRERALKAFRDGSIKTLIATDVAARGIDIPAVSHVYNYDLPEVPDAYVHRIGRTARAGRDGIAIAFCAPDEAKLLRDIERLMGIDIAVASGEPPANISGGPRRANGNGNNRNRGGGQGQAREGQGRGEGRGDQNRSEHRGSHQERRPRPERTARNEDFRGQRRGEATPNLGPDNDLASTSDFRPSAKPQRPAHGGHANGEPSGHHRGNGRHAHGRPARKHGEDRGPQQAQGGEPRRDGNGGDRRGGSGSRNGGGQRRERA is encoded by the coding sequence ATGGTGCGTTCCGGCGATAGTCGTTGTGGCGCCCCGAAAGGTTATGCCTTGACTAATTTTGAATCGCTTGGTGTCTCCAAGCCGATCGTCGCTACTTTGTTCCAGCTCGGCATCGAAACGCCGACGCCGATCCAGGAACATGCCATTCCCCTCCTTCTCGAAGGCCGCGACCTGATCGGTCTTGCCCAGACCGGCACCGGCAAGACGGCCGCTTTCGGCCTGCCGCTCATCGAAAAGCTGCTTGCCGACGAACGTCGCCCCGACAACCGCACGACGCGGACGCTGATCCTGGCGCCGACCCGCGAACTGGTGAACCAGATCGCCGAGAGCCTGAAGAAGTTCATCCGCAAGTCGCATCTGCGCATCAACGTCGTCGTCGGTGGCGTTTCGATCAACAAGCAGCAGCTTCAGCTCGAAAAGGGCACCGATATCCTCGTCGCCACGCCCGGCCGCCTGCTCGACCTCATCAATCGCCGGGCGATCTCGCTGACCACAGTCCGCTATCTCGTGCTTGATGAAGCCGATCAGATGCTCGACCTCGGCTTCGTTCACGATCTGCGCAAGATCGCCAAGATGGTGCCGAAGAAGCGCCAGACCATGCTTTTCTCGGCCACCATGCCGAAGGCAATCGCCGATCTCGCCGGTGACTACCTCGTCGATCCCGTCAAGGTCGAAGTCACACCGCCCGGCAAGGCTGCCGACAAGGTCGAGCAATACGTCCATTTCGTCGGCGGCAAGAACGACAAGACGGAACTGCTCCGCAAGTCGCTGACCGAAAACCCCGATGGCCGCGCCATCGTCTTCCTGCGCACCAAGCACGGTGCGGAGAAGCTGATGAAGCATCTCGAAAACATCGGCTATTCCGTCGCCTCGATCCACGGCAACAAGAGCCAGGGGCAACGTGAGCGAGCGCTGAAGGCCTTCCGCGACGGCAGCATCAAGACACTGATCGCCACCGACGTTGCCGCCCGCGGCATCGACATCCCGGCCGTCAGCCATGTCTACAACTACGACCTGCCCGAAGTGCCCGACGCCTACGTTCACCGCATCGGCCGCACGGCGCGCGCCGGTCGCGACGGCATCGCGATTGCCTTCTGCGCCCCCGACGAAGCCAAGTTGCTGCGTGACATCGAGCGCCTGATGGGCATCGACATCGCAGTCGCAAGCGGCGAGCCGCCGGCAAATATCAGTGGCGGCCCCCGCCGCGCTAACGGCAATGGCAACAACCGCAATCGTGGTGGCGGCCAAGGTCAGGCGCGCGAAGGTCAGGGTCGTGGCGAAGGCCGTGGCGATCAGAACCGTTCGGAGCATCGCGGCAGCCACCAGGAGCGCCGTCCGCGTCCCGAACGCACCGCTCGCAACGAGGATTTCCGCGGCCAGCGCCGCGGCGAAGCCACCCCGAATCTTGGTCCCGACAACGATCTGGCCTCGACCTCCGACTTCCGCCCCTCGGCAAAGCCGCAGCGTCCCGCCCATGGCGGCCATGCCAATGGCGAGCCGAGCGGTCATCATCGCGGCAACGGCCGCCACGCCCACGGCCGCCCGGCTCGCAAGCACGGTGAAGACCGCGGCCCACAGCAGGCCCAGGGCGGGGAACCCCGTCGCGACGGCAACGGCGGCGACCGTCGCGGTGGCTCCGGCTCCCGCAATGGCGGCGGCCAGCGCCGCGAACGCGCCTAA
- the mnmD gene encoding tRNA (5-methylaminomethyl-2-thiouridine)(34)-methyltransferase MnmD, whose product MTDVNPDQIGAGAPQPLEWRDGDMPYSLAFGDHFYCQTDGRLECGHVFLAGNGLPERWNGRQEFVIGELGFGTGLNFAETWRRWKLYSVPGQQLHFISFELHPMRGEEISRALSHWPEIDAEREALTAAWPPTPADTVSLDLDDQMRLSVVCGAALDGVAAAKPGFDAWYLDGFAPSRNGDMWSEELMRRVNEKTAPGGTFATYAAAGFVRRNLIAAGFTVERRQGFAGKREMLCGIKAPDR is encoded by the coding sequence ATGACAGACGTGAACCCCGATCAGATTGGCGCGGGCGCGCCGCAGCCGCTCGAATGGCGCGACGGCGATATGCCCTATTCCCTCGCCTTTGGCGACCATTTTTATTGCCAGACCGATGGGCGGCTGGAATGCGGCCATGTCTTTCTCGCCGGCAACGGCCTGCCGGAGCGTTGGAACGGGCGGCAGGAATTCGTGATCGGCGAACTCGGCTTCGGCACCGGCCTGAACTTCGCCGAGACCTGGCGGCGATGGAAGCTGTACAGCGTGCCCGGCCAGCAGCTGCATTTCATCTCCTTCGAGCTCCACCCGATGCGCGGCGAAGAAATCAGCCGTGCGCTCTCCCACTGGCCGGAGATCGATGCCGAACGCGAGGCGCTGACGGCGGCCTGGCCGCCAACGCCTGCCGATACCGTCTCGCTCGACCTCGACGACCAGATGAGGCTCAGCGTCGTCTGCGGCGCAGCACTCGACGGCGTCGCAGCCGCAAAGCCCGGCTTCGACGCCTGGTATCTCGACGGCTTCGCCCCTTCGCGCAACGGCGATATGTGGTCGGAAGAACTGATGCGCCGCGTCAACGAAAAGACCGCGCCCGGCGGCACTTTCGCCACCTATGCCGCGGCCGGTTTCGTACGCCGCAACCTCATCGCGGCGGGCTTTACCGTCGAGCGCCGCCAGGGCTTCGCCGGCAAACGCGAAATGCTCTGCGGCATCAAGGCGCCCGACAGGTAA
- a CDS encoding DUF1045 domain-containing protein, which produces MRYAICFTPPASDPLSLVAASWLGRNVFSGDMVEPPAVRGLGIHEIAFHTAVPRRYGFHGVLKAPFHLGHNMSEAQLLRDLMRFSGTFVPFQIPRIEVARLGNFYSLLPSAPCERIQYLASAIVQEFDRFRAPLSEAEIERSDPDGLSAAQFSNLHRWGNPYVMEEFRFHMPVTGPVNAIDMARIEPALRTIFAPALSDPVTVSNVALMIEEGTGGPFRVHSLHPMGKVSARKIA; this is translated from the coding sequence ATGCGCTATGCCATTTGCTTCACGCCTCCGGCGAGCGACCCGCTGTCGCTTGTGGCTGCCAGTTGGCTTGGCCGAAACGTGTTTTCGGGCGATATGGTGGAGCCGCCGGCAGTTCGTGGCCTTGGCATTCACGAGATCGCCTTCCATACCGCCGTGCCGCGGCGCTATGGTTTTCACGGCGTTCTGAAGGCGCCGTTTCACCTGGGTCACAATATGTCCGAAGCGCAACTCCTGCGCGATCTGATGCGTTTTTCCGGGACCTTCGTCCCCTTCCAGATTCCGCGCATCGAAGTCGCACGGCTCGGCAATTTCTACAGCTTGCTGCCGAGCGCCCCCTGCGAGCGGATCCAGTATCTCGCTTCGGCGATCGTCCAGGAATTCGATCGTTTCCGCGCGCCGCTCAGCGAAGCCGAGATCGAGCGCAGCGATCCGGACGGGCTGTCGGCAGCGCAGTTTTCAAACCTGCATCGCTGGGGCAATCCTTATGTGATGGAAGAGTTCCGCTTTCATATGCCGGTGACAGGACCCGTCAACGCGATCGACATGGCGCGCATCGAGCCGGCCCTGCGGACGATTTTCGCGCCTGCCCTCAGTGACCCGGTGACGGTTTCAAACGTGGCGCTGATGATCGAGGAGGGCACGGGCGGTCCCTTCCGCGTTCATTCGCTGCACCCGATGGGCAAGGTCAGCGCGCGCAAGATCGCCTGA
- a CDS encoding HepT-like ribonuclease domain-containing protein, producing the protein MKERRAIDYLNDMQKAASQALSFIGGMDEAAFAEDQLTFKAVAFCHFTIGAAASRLLVSHPEFATEHPNLPWTRICGTGNRILDDVFDLDPSEIWEATYRTLPELLREIDAVRYWHAQGE; encoded by the coding sequence ATGAAGGAGAGGCGCGCTATCGACTATCTCAATGACATGCAAAAGGCGGCATCCCAAGCGTTGTCCTTCATCGGCGGAATGGATGAGGCGGCTTTCGCCGAGGACCAGCTTACCTTCAAGGCCGTTGCCTTTTGCCACTTCACCATCGGTGCTGCGGCATCCCGTCTGCTGGTGTCCCATCCGGAATTTGCCACCGAGCATCCCAATCTGCCGTGGACCAGGATCTGCGGCACCGGTAATCGCATCCTCGACGACGTCTTCGATCTCGATCCCTCCGAAATCTGGGAGGCGACGTATCGGACGCTGCCGGAGCTGCTTCGGGAGATCGATGCCGTCCGATACTGGCATGCCCAAGGCGAGTGA
- the puuE gene encoding allantoinase PuuE: MVSETYPRNLVGYGRQTPDPKWPGEARVAVQFVINYEEGGESSILDGDPASENLLSEIVGAAAWPGQRNLNMESIYEYGSRAGFWRLWRMFTDLKVQATVYGVTLAMARNPEAVAAMKDAGWEIASHGYRWLEYKDFPEDLERKHILEAVRLHAELTGERPYGMYQGKPSDKTLRLVQEEGGFLYSSDSYADDLPYWVKGVDGKPFLIIPYTLETNDMRFATPQGFNTGDQFFTYLKDAFDTLYEEGKAGSPKMMSVGLHCRLVGRPGRAAALKRFIEYVLKHDKVWIPRRIEIAEHWHKHHQPDAI, from the coding sequence ATGGTATCCGAGACTTATCCGCGCAATCTCGTCGGCTACGGGCGACAGACGCCCGATCCGAAGTGGCCGGGCGAGGCGCGCGTCGCCGTGCAGTTCGTCATCAATTATGAGGAGGGCGGCGAAAGCTCGATCCTCGACGGCGATCCGGCTTCTGAAAATCTGCTGTCGGAGATCGTTGGCGCGGCCGCCTGGCCCGGACAGCGCAATCTCAACATGGAATCGATCTACGAATACGGTTCGCGCGCGGGCTTCTGGCGGCTCTGGCGGATGTTCACCGATCTCAAGGTGCAGGCGACCGTCTACGGCGTAACGCTAGCGATGGCGCGCAATCCTGAAGCGGTCGCTGCGATGAAGGATGCCGGCTGGGAGATCGCCAGCCACGGTTACCGCTGGCTGGAATACAAGGATTTTCCGGAAGATCTGGAGCGCAAGCACATCCTCGAAGCGGTGCGCCTGCACGCCGAGCTTACCGGCGAGCGGCCATACGGCATGTATCAGGGCAAGCCTTCCGACAAGACGCTTCGGCTGGTGCAGGAGGAGGGCGGCTTCCTCTATTCCTCCGATTCCTATGCCGACGATCTGCCTTACTGGGTGAAGGGCGTCGATGGGAAACCCTTCCTGATCATCCCCTATACGCTCGAAACCAACGACATGCGCTTTGCCACACCGCAGGGCTTCAATACCGGCGATCAGTTCTTCACCTATCTAAAGGATGCCTTCGATACGCTCTATGAGGAAGGCAAGGCGGGCAGCCCGAAGATGATGTCGGTCGGCCTGCATTGCCGCCTCGTCGGGCGCCCGGGCCGGGCGGCGGCGCTGAAGCGCTTCATCGAATATGTGCTGAAGCATGACAAGGTCTGGATTCCGCGCCGCATCGAGATTGCCGAGCACTGGCACAAGCACCATCAGCCGGACGCGATCTGA
- a CDS encoding FAD-binding oxidoreductase, which translates to MEKADNPQPVSGQSSCELLIVGGGIMGLWAAVHAERRGIATLIVDAGKLGGGASGGLLGALMPHMPDRWSEKKQFQFDALVSLEAEIAMLEAETGLSAGYRRSGRLIPLPKPHLNKIARAHSEDAERHWCAGERRFHWHVLDSPPVDGWIEASAGESGFVHDTLAARVAPRSLTAGLIAFLRQAKHVRIMEHAAVTGVDPDCGTADIGSETITFSDCILAAGHQSFPLLQALTAGLKRPLGQPVKGQAALLKADLDPALPTIFLDGLYVVAHEGGHVAIGSTSENRFDDSTSTDAQLDTLIAAAREIVPALRDAPIVERWAGLRPKAIDRDPMIGRHPDHPRLIALTGGFKVSFGLAHRLAEAAICIAGDTDCGFLLPESFAISSHIAAASR; encoded by the coding sequence ATGGAAAAAGCCGATAATCCTCAGCCGGTCTCAGGTCAATCGTCCTGCGAATTGCTGATCGTCGGCGGCGGCATCATGGGTCTCTGGGCGGCCGTCCATGCCGAGCGCCGTGGCATCGCTACCCTTATCGTCGACGCCGGCAAATTGGGTGGAGGTGCGAGCGGCGGCCTGCTCGGCGCGCTGATGCCGCATATGCCGGATCGGTGGTCTGAGAAAAAGCAGTTCCAGTTCGATGCGCTGGTCTCGCTCGAAGCCGAGATCGCCATGCTGGAAGCCGAAACCGGGCTTTCGGCCGGTTACCGCCGTTCCGGGCGGCTGATCCCGCTGCCGAAGCCGCATCTCAACAAGATAGCGCGCGCTCACTCCGAGGATGCCGAGCGCCACTGGTGCGCAGGCGAGCGCCGCTTCCATTGGCACGTGCTCGACAGCCCGCCGGTCGACGGCTGGATCGAGGCATCCGCCGGCGAGAGCGGTTTCGTGCATGATACGCTCGCCGCCCGCGTTGCGCCCCGCTCACTGACTGCGGGGCTCATTGCCTTCTTGCGACAGGCAAAACATGTGCGGATCATGGAACACGCGGCGGTGACCGGTGTCGATCCCGACTGCGGCACGGCCGACATAGGGAGCGAAACCATCACTTTCAGCGACTGCATCCTGGCCGCCGGTCACCAGTCTTTTCCGTTGCTGCAGGCGCTGACCGCCGGGCTGAAGCGACCGCTCGGTCAACCGGTCAAGGGGCAGGCGGCGCTGTTGAAAGCCGATCTCGACCCGGCGCTGCCGACGATCTTCCTCGACGGGCTCTATGTCGTCGCGCACGAGGGCGGGCATGTGGCGATCGGCAGCACCAGCGAAAACCGCTTCGACGATTCCACATCGACCGACGCTCAGCTCGATACGCTGATCGCCGCGGCGCGGGAGATCGTGCCGGCGCTGCGCGACGCCCCTATCGTCGAGCGCTGGGCGGGGCTTCGCCCGAAGGCGATCGACCGTGACCCGATGATCGGCCGCCACCCCGATCATCCGCGCCTGATCGCGCTGACCGGCGGCTTCAAGGTCAGCTTCGGCCTGGCCCACCGGCTGGCGGAAGCGGCGATATGTATCGCAGGCGATACGGATTGCGGATTTTTGCTGCCGGAAAGCTTCGCAATTTCAAGCCATATCGCGGCAGCTTCACGTTAA
- a CDS encoding DNA alkylation repair protein, with translation MPEPLKNLLHQALVGDMADRIAAHAPAFDKGRFVTLATDGLGEMELMERSALIRDALFATLPDDFPGAAAILKASLPASGRPGLSGWMLLPVNQFIATRGLDHFELGLDLLKALTPYFTAEFGIRPFIHRDQQRALAIISGWVDDPDRHVRRLASEGTRPRLPWAMRLSQLVKDPAPILPILTELIDDPEDYVRRSVANSLNDIAKDHPDMVAAFIAGHIENATRERRWLLKHASRTLLKKGHTQALANFGFGAAASLACELRLANSEVLFGEGLDFEIRVTNAGETPQSLMIDYAIHHVKGDGSLSPKVFKCKTIMLAPGQSHAIERRHAMRPITTRRYYPGKHRIAILVNGAETASESFVLVMPSLEPG, from the coding sequence ATGCCGGAACCGCTCAAGAACCTGCTGCATCAGGCGCTGGTCGGCGACATGGCCGATCGCATCGCCGCCCATGCGCCCGCCTTCGACAAGGGCCGTTTCGTGACGCTGGCGACCGATGGCCTCGGGGAGATGGAGTTGATGGAACGCTCGGCCCTGATCCGCGACGCGCTGTTTGCCACGCTTCCCGATGATTTTCCTGGGGCGGCCGCTATCCTGAAGGCGAGCCTCCCTGCATCAGGCAGGCCCGGTCTATCAGGCTGGATGCTGCTGCCGGTCAACCAGTTCATCGCCACACGCGGCCTTGATCATTTCGAACTCGGTCTCGATCTCCTGAAGGCGCTGACGCCGTATTTCACCGCCGAATTCGGCATCCGCCCGTTCATCCACCGCGACCAGCAGCGTGCGCTTGCCATCATTTCCGGCTGGGTCGACGATCCCGATCGGCATGTGCGCCGGCTGGCGAGCGAGGGAACGCGGCCACGTCTGCCTTGGGCGATGCGCCTGTCGCAGCTCGTGAAGGATCCGGCGCCGATCCTGCCGATCCTGACCGAATTGATCGACGATCCGGAGGATTATGTTCGCCGCTCCGTCGCCAACAGCCTGAACGATATCGCCAAGGATCATCCGGACATGGTCGCCGCCTTCATCGCCGGCCACATCGAAAACGCCACCCGCGAACGCCGTTGGCTGCTGAAGCACGCCTCCCGCACGCTTTTGAAGAAGGGCCATACGCAGGCGCTCGCCAATTTCGGCTTCGGCGCGGCTGCCTCGCTCGCATGCGAATTGCGGCTCGCAAACAGCGAGGTGCTCTTCGGCGAAGGGCTGGATTTCGAAATCCGCGTGACGAATGCCGGCGAGACCCCGCAATCGCTGATGATCGACTACGCCATCCACCACGTGAAGGGTGACGGTTCGCTCTCGCCCAAGGTCTTCAAGTGCAAGACGATCATGCTCGCGCCGGGCCAAAGCCACGCGATCGAGCGCCGCCACGCCATGCGGCCGATTACCACGCGGCGCTATTATCCCGGTAAACATCGCATCGCCATCCTCGTCAACGGCGCGGAGACCGCATCGGAAAGCTTCGTCCTCGTCATGCCTTCTCTTGAGCCTGGCTGA
- a CDS encoding response regulator encodes MKSAGDLLELACRRIADLDTPAYVKNSELRYVAVNEAYADFLGREISDFIGRRSRELFDRPEEEEREDRERRALVFGSEENAICFDAAGLGHERIQIESFSPSPERAYVLGIFEVRETARRAVDGGRVASDPRIAGDPGISADFARVREALEKLDHPIGIFAGDGRPLIVNAAYRNSAKPAAPGDTGWHESVNERDLLRIIMEDLPVAVFVRDDRHRLVYANQYYETFGGYDRSQVLGMTEHEMFGPEDGEAIYQENRLALEDGLSKEIESQMPSKDGRIHPLISRVNRVVTPDGRTYVVGSFSDISPLKERETALIEAKKQEEVLHRDIESILRSLPVGVLILDNDHRILYVNDEFYSIWDLPPDDPFDGRPFIDVIRRNSELGRYDGTQTPDEIYAFRKHLFETDAPEPIELDWAGGKSVIFDSRRISNDRILLSYADITAVREREKEIHEARAALERLGEMMRDATHAMSQGLAIVQDGIIKLSNESLSEILRIPASHIEPGEGWIGLFDFCAARGDFHDAAAEILQGWRANIASKQPISTVFHVAGERWVNMEATVSEGQHWVALFTDVTELKSREEDLRQLLSRAEAADRAKSEFLANMSHEIRTPMNGVLGMAELLAKTNLDTRQKTFIDIIVKSGNALLTIINDILDFSKIDAGQMKLRKAAFDITEAVEDVATLLSSHAAEKNIELLVRAAPDLPAAVIGDAGRFRQIVTNLVGNAVKFTERGHVFVDVGFQTVAGGEILASVRIEDTGIGIPREKLESVFDKFSQVDASSTRRHEGTGLGLAITAGLVDLFGGYLNVESEWGKGSVFTVNLPFAVAAARLEPKPLPINVQGARVLVVDDNDVNRRILTEQLSLWGFDGVAAEGGGTGLAILEAAADLGITVDAVVLDYHMPDMNGADVARRLRADPRFVELPIIFLTSMDISGTEKEFAALNGHAHLMKPARANVLRNTVVEVVRAGRVKQVSEAEIARLQAQAVVPAPPPEPMPQQRAPEFVDVLVAEDNEVNQIVFTQILQGTGLSFLVVDNGEQAVAAWERHTPRIIMMDVSMPVMNGHEATRTIRAREKGQGHRVPIIGVTAHALESDRDLCLDAGMDDYMSKPISPELLEEKIRQWLLKDEQQPGRTSY; translated from the coding sequence TTGAAATCAGCCGGGGATCTATTGGAATTGGCTTGCCGCCGGATCGCTGATCTGGACACCCCGGCCTATGTCAAGAACAGCGAGCTGCGCTATGTCGCCGTCAACGAGGCCTATGCCGATTTCCTGGGCCGCGAGATTTCCGATTTCATCGGCCGGCGCAGCCGCGAGCTGTTCGACCGTCCCGAGGAAGAGGAGCGCGAGGATAGGGAACGCCGCGCGTTGGTGTTCGGTAGCGAGGAAAACGCCATCTGCTTCGATGCAGCCGGTCTCGGCCATGAGCGCATCCAGATCGAAAGCTTCTCACCGTCGCCTGAGCGGGCCTATGTGCTCGGTATCTTCGAAGTGCGCGAGACGGCGCGTCGCGCGGTTGACGGCGGGCGGGTTGCTAGCGATCCCAGGATCGCTGGCGATCCTGGGATTTCGGCCGATTTTGCCCGCGTGCGCGAGGCGCTGGAAAAGCTCGACCATCCGATCGGCATCTTTGCCGGGGATGGGCGACCCCTGATCGTCAACGCCGCCTATCGCAACAGCGCAAAGCCGGCTGCTCCCGGCGATACGGGCTGGCACGAAAGCGTCAACGAACGCGATCTGTTGCGCATCATCATGGAGGACCTGCCGGTCGCGGTTTTCGTACGCGACGATAGGCACCGCCTCGTCTATGCCAATCAGTATTACGAGACCTTCGGTGGCTATGACCGCTCGCAGGTGCTGGGGATGACCGAGCACGAAATGTTCGGACCAGAGGACGGCGAGGCGATCTACCAGGAAAACCGCCTGGCGTTGGAAGACGGCCTGTCGAAAGAGATCGAAAGCCAGATGCCGAGCAAGGATGGCCGCATTCATCCGCTCATCTCGCGGGTCAACCGCGTCGTGACGCCGGATGGGCGCACCTATGTCGTCGGCTCCTTTTCCGATATCTCGCCGCTCAAGGAGCGGGAGACGGCACTGATCGAGGCGAAGAAGCAGGAAGAGGTGCTGCATCGGGATATCGAAAGCATCCTTCGCTCGCTGCCGGTCGGCGTGCTGATCCTCGACAACGACCATCGGATTCTCTACGTCAACGACGAATTCTACAGCATTTGGGATCTGCCACCCGACGATCCCTTCGACGGCCGCCCCTTCATCGACGTCATCCGCCGCAATTCCGAGCTCGGCCGCTACGACGGCACGCAGACGCCGGATGAGATCTACGCTTTCCGCAAGCACCTGTTCGAGACCGATGCGCCCGAGCCGATCGAGCTCGATTGGGCAGGCGGTAAATCCGTCATCTTCGACAGTCGCCGTATTTCCAACGACCGTATCTTGCTCTCCTATGCCGACATCACGGCTGTTCGCGAGCGGGAGAAGGAAATCCACGAGGCCCGCGCCGCGCTGGAGCGGCTCGGCGAGATGATGCGCGATGCGACGCATGCCATGTCGCAAGGGCTCGCCATCGTCCAGGATGGCATCATCAAGCTGTCCAACGAGTCGCTTTCAGAGATACTGCGCATTCCAGCTTCCCATATCGAGCCAGGCGAGGGCTGGATCGGGCTCTTCGATTTCTGCGCGGCGCGCGGCGATTTCCATGATGCAGCCGCCGAGATCCTGCAGGGTTGGCGCGCCAACATCGCATCGAAGCAACCGATCTCCACGGTCTTCCATGTAGCAGGCGAACGCTGGGTGAACATGGAGGCGACGGTCAGCGAGGGGCAGCATTGGGTGGCGCTTTTCACCGACGTCACCGAGCTCAAGAGCCGCGAGGAGGACCTGCGCCAGCTCTTGTCGCGCGCCGAAGCCGCCGACCGGGCCAAATCCGAATTCCTCGCCAATATGAGCCACGAGATCCGCACGCCGATGAACGGTGTGCTCGGCATGGCGGAACTGCTTGCCAAGACCAATCTCGACACGCGCCAGAAAACCTTCATCGACATCATCGTCAAGTCGGGCAATGCGCTGTTGACGATCATCAACGACATCCTCGACTTCTCGAAGATCGATGCGGGGCAGATGAAACTGCGCAAAGCCGCCTTCGACATCACCGAAGCGGTGGAGGACGTGGCGACACTCCTATCCTCGCATGCTGCCGAGAAGAACATCGAGCTCCTGGTGCGGGCCGCACCGGATCTGCCCGCCGCGGTGATCGGCGATGCCGGGCGTTTTCGCCAGATCGTCACCAATCTCGTCGGCAATGCCGTCAAATTCACCGAGCGCGGCCACGTCTTCGTCGATGTCGGCTTCCAGACGGTTGCCGGCGGCGAGATCCTGGCGAGCGTCCGCATCGAGGATACCGGTATCGGCATCCCGCGCGAAAAGCTCGAATCGGTCTTCGACAAGTTCTCGCAGGTCGACGCCTCCTCGACCCGGCGGCATGAGGGAACGGGTCTCGGGCTTGCGATCACCGCCGGCCTTGTCGATCTCTTCGGCGGGTATCTCAATGTCGAGAGCGAATGGGGCAAGGGCTCGGTCTTCACCGTCAATCTCCCCTTTGCGGTGGCTGCAGCCCGCCTCGAGCCGAAACCGCTGCCAATCAATGTGCAGGGCGCGCGCGTCCTCGTGGTCGACGACAATGATGTGAACCGGCGCATCCTCACCGAGCAGCTTTCGCTCTGGGGCTTTGACGGCGTGGCCGCCGAGGGCGGGGGCACCGGTCTTGCGATCCTGGAGGCGGCGGCGGATCTCGGCATTACCGTCGATGCCGTCGTGCTTGATTATCACATGCCCGATATGAACGGCGCCGATGTCGCGCGCCGGCTGCGCGCCGATCCCCGCTTCGTCGAGCTTCCGATCATCTTTCTGACGTCGATGGATATTTCAGGCACAGAAAAGGAATTCGCGGCACTGAACGGTCATGCGCATCTGATGAAGCCGGCGCGCGCCAACGTGCTGCGCAATACCGTCGTCGAGGTCGTCCGCGCCGGCCGCGTGAAGCAGGTTTCAGAAGCCGAGATCGCCCGGCTGCAGGCGCAGGCGGTGGTGCCGGCACCGCCGCCTGAGCCGATGCCGCAGCAGCGGGCGCCTGAATTCGTCGATGTGCTCGTCGCCGAGGACAACGAGGTCAACCAGATCGTCTTCACCCAGATCCTGCAAGGAACGGGCCTCTCCTTCCTCGTCGTCGACAATGGCGAGCAGGCGGTTGCCGCCTGGGAGCGACACACGCCGCGCATCATCATGATGGACGTCTCGATGCCCGTCATGAACGGCCATGAGGCGACCCGGACGATCCGCGCGCGCGAAAAAGGGCAGGGGCATCGCGTGCCGATCATCGGTGTCACCGCCCATGCGCTCGAAAGCGACCGCGACCTCTGTCTCGACGCCGGCATGGACGACTATATGTCGAAACCGATCAGCCCCGAATTGTTGGAAGAGAAGATTCGGCAATGGCTCCTCAAGGACGAGCAGCAGCCGGGGCGCACCAGCTACTGA
- the uraD gene encoding 2-oxo-4-hydroxy-4-carboxy-5-ureidoimidazoline decarboxylase — protein MLSREDFVSRFGGVFEHSPFIAERAYDAGSVNEPLTAAGVHAALAAVFRAASRQERLGVLSAHPDLAGRLAISGELTEDSRKEQSGAGLDRLSPAEHARFTELNSAYVEKYGFPFIIAVKGLGKEDILEAFETRIGNGRDEEFSTATAQVEKIALLRLTSMLPEAE, from the coding sequence ATGCTGTCGCGCGAGGATTTCGTTTCCCGCTTCGGCGGCGTCTTCGAACATTCGCCTTTCATCGCCGAGCGCGCCTATGACGCCGGCAGCGTGAACGAGCCTCTGACGGCGGCCGGCGTACATGCGGCGCTTGCCGCCGTCTTCCGCGCGGCAAGCCGACAGGAGCGTCTCGGGGTGCTCAGCGCCCACCCCGACCTTGCCGGGCGCCTCGCCATATCGGGTGAACTTACCGAAGACAGCCGCAAGGAGCAGTCCGGCGCCGGTCTCGACCGCCTGAGCCCTGCCGAGCACGCCCGCTTCACAGAACTCAATTCGGCCTATGTCGAAAAATATGGCTTTCCCTTCATCATCGCCGTCAAGGGGCTCGGCAAGGAGGATATCCTGGAAGCTTTCGAAACAAGGATCGGCAACGGCCGGGACGAGGAGTTCTCGACCGCGACGGCACAGGTCGAAAAGATCGCGCTGCTGCGTCTGACATCGATGTTGCCGGAGGCTGAATGA